Proteins found in one Phytohabitans houttuyneae genomic segment:
- a CDS encoding MFS transporter — protein MSVTSLPTAPPAASQRRAIAVLFAAAGLMNAAIAAASPVSTLIAAERWGAALAAAPNTAAIIGTGAGAVALSRARERWGWRAGLVAGYAAAAAGGALTMAAAIGGHAVVLCAGMLLIGLGNAGALLSRYAAAEHQPAGRRGFAIGVVVWAGALGAVGGPLLLAPAGEVGARLGWVAFAGPFLLAAVAGMLAAVATLALPRRHGHAGLPREGGKAAATPARQRDGGNVAATPARLRDDRGAQVRGGRVRTLVRTPAARWAFAVMAAAQVVMGAVMTAAPLGIHEHHDGLGVVGAALSAHALGMFALSPLTGWLIDRVGARPVMLAGLVTMLVATVQLAIAPHDEALRVAALFQLGYGWNLCFVGGSGSLATGLPEADRAGVEGAVDGAVWGLAAVAALASTAAYATGGYPLIAAASTTLLALVAVRHPRAAT, from the coding sequence ATGAGTGTCACCTCCCTGCCCACCGCGCCGCCGGCGGCGTCCCAGCGGCGGGCCATCGCCGTCCTTTTCGCCGCGGCCGGCCTGATGAACGCCGCGATCGCCGCCGCCAGCCCGGTCAGCACCCTCATCGCCGCGGAGCGGTGGGGCGCCGCGCTCGCGGCCGCGCCCAACACGGCGGCCATCATCGGCACCGGTGCCGGCGCGGTCGCGCTCAGCCGCGCGCGCGAGCGGTGGGGGTGGCGGGCCGGCCTCGTGGCGGGGTACGCGGCCGCCGCGGCCGGTGGCGCCCTCACGATGGCCGCGGCGATCGGTGGTCACGCCGTGGTGCTGTGCGCCGGCATGCTCCTCATCGGGCTCGGAAACGCCGGTGCGCTGCTGTCCCGCTACGCCGCGGCCGAGCACCAGCCGGCCGGGCGGCGCGGCTTCGCGATCGGCGTGGTGGTGTGGGCGGGCGCGCTCGGCGCGGTGGGCGGGCCGCTGCTGCTCGCGCCGGCCGGCGAGGTGGGTGCGCGGCTGGGGTGGGTGGCGTTCGCGGGACCGTTCCTGCTGGCCGCCGTCGCCGGCATGCTCGCCGCCGTGGCCACCCTCGCGCTGCCCCGGCGGCACGGGCACGCCGGCCTTCCCCGCGAGGGCGGAAAGGCGGCGGCCACGCCCGCGCGGCAGCGCGACGGCGGGAACGTTGCGGCCACGCCCGCGCGGCTGCGCGACGACCGTGGTGCTCAGGTGCGCGGCGGGCGTGTGCGGACGCTGGTGCGGACGCCGGCGGCGCGGTGGGCGTTCGCGGTGATGGCGGCGGCGCAGGTGGTGATGGGCGCGGTCATGACGGCGGCGCCGCTCGGCATCCACGAGCACCACGACGGGTTGGGCGTGGTCGGCGCGGCACTGTCGGCGCACGCGCTCGGCATGTTCGCCCTGTCGCCGCTCACCGGGTGGCTGATCGACCGGGTCGGCGCGCGGCCGGTCATGTTGGCCGGGCTGGTCACGATGCTTGTCGCGACCGTGCAGCTGGCCATCGCGCCGCACGACGAGGCACTGCGTGTCGCGGCGCTCTTCCAGCTCGGGTACGGCTGGAACCTCTGCTTCGTCGGCGGCAGCGGCAGCCTCGCGACCGGCCTGCCCGAGGCGGACCGGGCCGGCGTCGAGGGCGCCGTTGACGGTGCGGTGTGGGGGCTGGCGGCGGTGGCCGCGCTGGCGTCGACCGCCGCGTACGCCACGGGCGGGTACCCGCTGATCGCGGCCGCCTCGACCACCCTGCTGGCGCTCGTCGCGGTGCGGCATCCGCGCGCGGCAACCTGA
- a CDS encoding Lrp/AsnC family transcriptional regulator has product MKELDQTDWRIIAELQRDGRLSYNQLGRLVNMSSPAVAERVRRLEESGVIAGYQARIDPARAGLPLTAFVQLRCEHGRCLLKTTTADDFPEVVEIHKLSGGFCSMLKVRVATMAHLEGLLERLGEHREMHSHVVLSTQYENRPVQPPTVERAVTPSSGWGYGSGSGARPIVE; this is encoded by the coding sequence ATGAAGGAGCTGGACCAGACCGACTGGCGCATCATCGCCGAGCTGCAGCGCGACGGCCGCCTCTCGTACAACCAGCTCGGCCGCCTGGTCAACATGTCGTCGCCCGCGGTCGCCGAGCGCGTACGCCGGCTCGAGGAGTCCGGTGTGATCGCCGGCTACCAGGCGCGCATCGACCCGGCGCGCGCCGGGCTTCCGCTGACCGCCTTCGTCCAGCTGCGGTGCGAGCACGGCCGCTGCCTGCTGAAGACGACGACGGCCGACGACTTCCCCGAGGTGGTCGAGATCCACAAGCTGAGCGGGGGCTTCTGCTCGATGCTGAAGGTCCGCGTGGCCACCATGGCGCATCTGGAGGGCCTGCTGGAACGCCTGGGCGAGCACCGCGAGATGCACTCACACGTGGTGCTGTCCACCCAGTACGAGAACCGTCCCGTGCAGCCACCGACCGTGGAGCGCGCGGTCACCCCGTCCAGCGGATGGGGCTACGGCTCGGGGAGCGGGGCGCGGCCGATCGTGGAGTAG
- a CDS encoding class I SAM-dependent methyltransferase: protein MPGGYAYDNDVEVAQQQHACLSAMLDDFTRTRLSSVDTPAGPFRCLEVGAGAGSIARWLAGRGAAVVATDLKPRHLTAGTGVHVLTHDIVAEPVPDPPYDLVHARLLLIHLPQRERVLAKLAAALRPGGSLVVEDWYIRPEHIVLAAPTPADSALFERYQRMLLDILANDPTWAARIHGEMLAAGLTEVNTAIHAPVWPAGSAGALLTTVNLTLFRDRLLAAGLTAADLDHLWWLVTDTRSGLVIRGHFLYSTIGRAPLPEP from the coding sequence ATGCCGGGCGGCTACGCCTACGACAACGACGTGGAGGTGGCGCAACAGCAGCACGCGTGCCTTTCCGCGATGCTCGACGACTTCACCCGCACCCGTCTGTCCTCAGTAGACACACCGGCCGGCCCCTTCCGCTGCCTCGAGGTCGGCGCGGGAGCCGGCAGCATCGCGCGGTGGCTGGCCGGTCGCGGCGCAGCCGTGGTCGCCACCGACCTCAAGCCACGCCACCTCACCGCCGGCACCGGCGTCCACGTGCTGACCCACGACATCGTGGCCGAGCCGGTGCCCGACCCGCCCTACGACCTCGTCCACGCCCGCCTCCTGCTCATCCACCTGCCCCAGCGCGAGCGGGTGCTGGCCAAGCTCGCGGCCGCCCTCCGCCCGGGCGGGAGCCTGGTGGTCGAAGACTGGTACATCCGCCCCGAGCACATCGTCCTGGCCGCACCCACGCCGGCCGACTCGGCGCTGTTCGAGCGATATCAGCGCATGTTGCTGGACATCCTCGCCAACGACCCCACCTGGGCCGCCCGCATCCACGGCGAGATGCTCGCCGCCGGCCTGACCGAGGTCAACACCGCGATCCACGCCCCGGTCTGGCCCGCCGGCAGCGCGGGCGCGCTGCTGACGACGGTCAACCTGACACTCTTCCGCGACCGCCTGCTCGCCGCCGGCCTCACCGCGGCCGACCTGGACCACCTGTGGTGGCTGGTCACGGATACCCGCTCGGGCCTGGTGATCCGCGGCCACTTCCTCTACTCCACGATCGGCCGCGCCCCGCTCCCCGAGCCGTAG
- a CDS encoding winged helix-turn-helix domain-containing protein produces the protein MPAVPVYRKIINDIRERIESGELKAGDKLPSIAELMQAYECSDTPVKAALGRLQDAGVLEGHQGRGVYVMGKPVKGTSSAISSSPGQ, from the coding sequence ATGCCCGCCGTGCCCGTTTATCGCAAGATCATTAATGACATCCGCGAGCGGATCGAGTCCGGTGAACTCAAGGCGGGCGACAAGCTGCCCTCGATCGCCGAGCTGATGCAGGCCTACGAGTGCAGCGATACCCCGGTCAAAGCGGCCCTCGGTCGCCTGCAGGACGCCGGGGTGCTCGAGGGCCACCAGGGGCGCGGCGTCTACGTCATGGGCAAGCCCGTCAAGGGCACATCGTCGGCGATTTCTTCCTCCCCAGGACAGTAG
- a CDS encoding FAD-dependent oxidoreductase, producing MFDVVVVGAGVIGLTSAIRLREAGARVALVAADPPAETVSAVAAAVWYPTRTDPDPRVLAWAGQTYDELARQAAAGVPGVVMRRTRMVVQASDDPWWARVVPNFEDHGREWRFTVPTVEMGLYLEWLVARLAGGGVVLERRRLRGLAEAARLAPVVVNATGLAAGELCGDAAVFPARGRVVLVANPGLEVSVREEHHPAGMVYVHPRSGDVVLGGTFEPGEWDTGPDPQVAAGIVARCTELVPELAGAEVLGERAGLRPARRGGPRVGAAPDPLPGGARVIHNYGHGGAGVTLSWGCAASVLVDFWP from the coding sequence ATGTTCGACGTCGTGGTGGTCGGGGCCGGCGTGATCGGACTGACGTCCGCGATCCGCCTGCGGGAGGCCGGCGCCCGCGTCGCCCTGGTGGCCGCCGACCCGCCCGCCGAGACGGTGTCCGCCGTTGCCGCCGCCGTCTGGTACCCCACGCGCACCGACCCCGACCCCCGGGTGCTGGCCTGGGCCGGGCAGACCTATGACGAGCTGGCCCGCCAAGCGGCCGCCGGCGTGCCCGGGGTGGTGATGCGCCGCACCCGCATGGTCGTCCAGGCGTCCGACGACCCGTGGTGGGCACGGGTCGTACCAAATTTTGAAGACCACGGCCGTGAGTGGCGTTTCACCGTGCCCACGGTGGAGATGGGCCTTTACCTGGAGTGGCTCGTGGCGCGGCTGGCCGGCGGCGGTGTGGTGCTGGAGCGCCGGCGCCTCCGGGGGCTCGCGGAGGCCGCGCGGCTCGCGCCCGTGGTGGTCAACGCGACCGGCCTCGCGGCCGGCGAGCTGTGCGGCGACGCGGCGGTCTTCCCGGCACGCGGGCGCGTCGTGCTGGTCGCCAACCCGGGCCTCGAGGTGTCCGTCCGGGAGGAGCACCATCCGGCCGGGATGGTGTATGTGCATCCTCGTTCGGGGGATGTGGTGCTGGGTGGCACGTTCGAGCCCGGCGAGTGGGACACAGGGCCGGATCCGCAGGTCGCGGCGGGGATCGTGGCCCGCTGCACCGAGCTCGTGCCGGAGCTGGCCGGCGCCGAGGTGCTGGGCGAGCGGGCGGGGCTGCGGCCGGCGCGGCGCGGTGGCCCGCGGGTGGGCGCCGCCCCCGATCCGCTGCCCGGCGGTGCCCGAGTGATCCATAACTACGGGCACGGAGGTGCCGGAGTAACGCTGTCTTGGGGATGCGCGGCCAGCGTTCTCGTAGACTTCTGGCCGTGA
- a CDS encoding TetR/AcrR family transcriptional regulator, with protein MTSVQIAESHTLRRDARRNRALIIEAAREVFAIAGFGAPLDAVARRAGVGRGTLYRHFPDRYALAVAIFEDNVRDIEELAVVYAGRADAFDALLRSLVDHQVRSHGLHQALDKGTEAPELQALAERIVLAFAEPMRRAQEDGAVRSDLVKEDLLDIMRMVASVIERVDDIERRRASAARAVDLLRNGLRG; from the coding sequence GTGACCTCGGTCCAGATCGCGGAGAGCCACACCCTCCGGCGGGATGCCCGGCGCAACCGGGCTTTGATCATCGAGGCGGCGCGCGAGGTCTTCGCGATCGCCGGCTTCGGTGCGCCCTTGGATGCGGTGGCCCGGCGCGCGGGCGTCGGGCGGGGCACGCTCTACCGACACTTCCCGGACCGCTATGCCCTGGCGGTCGCCATTTTCGAAGACAACGTGCGCGACATCGAGGAGCTGGCGGTGGTCTACGCCGGCCGCGCGGACGCGTTCGACGCGCTGCTGCGCTCGCTTGTCGACCACCAGGTGCGCAGCCACGGCCTGCACCAGGCGCTCGACAAGGGCACGGAGGCGCCTGAGCTGCAGGCGCTGGCCGAGCGCATCGTGCTCGCCTTCGCCGAGCCGATGCGGCGCGCGCAGGAGGACGGCGCTGTCCGCTCCGACCTGGTCAAGGAGGACCTGCTCGACATCATGCGCATGGTCGCCTCGGTGATCGAGCGCGTCGACGACATCGAGCGCCGCCGGGCCAGCGCCGCCCGCGCCGTGGACCTGCTCCGCAACGGCCTGCGTGGCTGA
- a CDS encoding ABC transporter substrate-binding protein, with the protein MALLTPLAACGGDDGGTPTINLYYAPEQNLQKVVDDCNAEAAGRYRIDYQVLPRGADDQRVQMVRRLAAEDDGMDVLGLDITWTQEFASADWILEWTGDNKAQAERGTLAGPLASAEYEDKLYAAPKNTNVQLLWYRTDLVQQPPRTWDEMIQQSLDLKGQGKPFEVITMGAQYEGLVVLYNTIVASAGGHILNDEGTEAVFDQGAVRGLEILQKFASAGVTSPSFTNSIEDDARLQFQSGNAAYQLNWPFVYPAMQEGAPDLAAKVKWARYPGVDAGTPSKVTIGGYNLAVSKYSKHPEEAFDAALCLRNEEHQKFSAINDGVPPTIESIYADPEMAEAYPMKDTILEELRDAANRPLSPAYQNISTVMSATLSPPASIKPEQTAKELRGSIQDALESKGVLP; encoded by the coding sequence ATGGCACTGCTCACGCCGCTTGCCGCGTGCGGCGGTGACGACGGCGGCACACCGACCATCAACCTGTACTACGCGCCCGAGCAGAACCTCCAGAAGGTGGTCGACGACTGCAACGCCGAGGCGGCGGGCCGGTACCGCATCGACTACCAGGTGCTGCCGCGCGGCGCGGACGACCAGCGGGTGCAGATGGTGCGCCGGCTGGCCGCCGAGGACGACGGCATGGACGTGCTGGGGCTGGACATCACGTGGACGCAGGAGTTCGCGAGCGCGGACTGGATCCTGGAGTGGACCGGCGACAACAAGGCGCAGGCCGAGCGGGGCACGCTCGCCGGGCCGCTGGCCAGCGCCGAGTACGAGGACAAGCTCTACGCCGCGCCGAAGAACACCAACGTGCAGCTGCTGTGGTACCGCACCGATCTGGTGCAGCAGCCGCCGCGCACGTGGGACGAGATGATCCAGCAGTCGCTCGACCTCAAGGGCCAGGGCAAGCCGTTCGAGGTCATCACGATGGGCGCGCAGTACGAGGGCCTCGTCGTCCTCTACAACACGATCGTCGCGAGCGCGGGCGGCCACATCCTCAACGACGAGGGCACCGAGGCGGTCTTCGACCAGGGCGCGGTGCGCGGCCTGGAGATCCTGCAGAAGTTCGCGTCGGCCGGCGTCACCAGCCCGTCGTTCACCAACTCCATTGAGGACGACGCGCGGCTGCAGTTCCAGAGCGGCAACGCGGCGTACCAGCTCAACTGGCCGTTCGTCTACCCGGCCATGCAGGAGGGCGCGCCGGACCTCGCGGCGAAGGTGAAGTGGGCGCGCTACCCGGGCGTCGACGCGGGCACGCCGAGCAAGGTCACCATCGGTGGGTACAACCTCGCGGTGTCGAAGTACTCCAAGCACCCGGAGGAGGCGTTCGACGCGGCGCTGTGCCTGCGCAACGAGGAGCACCAGAAGTTCTCGGCGATCAACGACGGCGTGCCGCCGACGATCGAGAGCATCTACGCCGACCCGGAGATGGCCGAGGCGTACCCGATGAAGGACACGATCCTGGAAGAGCTGCGGGACGCGGCGAACCGGCCGCTCTCGCCGGCGTACCAGAACATCTCGACGGTGATGTCGGCGACGCTCTCGCCGCCCGCCTCGATCAAGCCCGAGCAGACCGCCAAGGAGCTGCGCGGGTCCATACAGGACGCTCTGGAGTCGAAGGGAGTCCTGCCATGA
- a CDS encoding carbohydrate ABC transporter permease, whose protein sequence is MSAPTTAAAKHRAEDKPLTKAEKARLSEGKRAERRLGWLLCAPAALVMLAVAGYPILYSVWLSLQRYDLKFPDEREFVGLSNYATVLGNQYWWTAFGVTMLITVVTVVIELILGMGLALIMHRTLVGRGIVRTSALIPYGIVTVVAAFSWRYAWTPGTGYLANLFSDSAPLTERASSLAIIMLAEIWKTTPFMALLLMAGLALVPEDLLKAASMDGATAWQRFTKVMLPVMKPAILVALLFRSLDAFRVFDNIYVLTAGANETSSVSMLAYNNLIKGLNLGIGSTMSVLIFLTVAIIAFIFVKLFGTAAPGSNEEGKR, encoded by the coding sequence ATGAGCGCTCCCACGACGGCGGCCGCCAAGCACCGGGCCGAGGACAAGCCGCTCACCAAGGCGGAGAAGGCGCGCCTCTCCGAGGGCAAGCGGGCCGAGCGGCGGCTTGGCTGGCTGCTCTGCGCACCGGCCGCACTGGTGATGCTCGCCGTGGCCGGCTACCCGATCCTCTACTCGGTGTGGCTCTCGCTGCAGCGGTACGACCTGAAGTTTCCGGACGAGCGGGAGTTCGTCGGGCTGTCCAACTACGCGACGGTGCTGGGCAACCAGTACTGGTGGACCGCGTTCGGCGTGACCATGCTGATCACCGTCGTCACGGTCGTGATCGAGCTGATCCTCGGCATGGGGCTGGCCCTCATCATGCACCGCACGCTCGTGGGGCGGGGCATCGTGCGCACGTCCGCGCTGATCCCGTACGGCATCGTCACCGTCGTCGCCGCGTTCTCCTGGCGGTACGCCTGGACGCCCGGCACGGGCTATCTGGCCAACCTCTTCAGCGACAGCGCGCCACTGACCGAGCGGGCCAGCTCGCTGGCCATCATCATGCTGGCCGAGATCTGGAAGACGACGCCGTTCATGGCGCTGCTGCTGATGGCCGGGCTCGCGCTGGTGCCCGAGGACCTGCTGAAGGCGGCGTCGATGGACGGCGCGACCGCGTGGCAGCGCTTCACCAAGGTGATGCTGCCGGTGATGAAGCCGGCCATCCTCGTCGCGCTGCTGTTCCGTTCGCTGGACGCCTTCCGGGTGTTCGACAACATCTACGTGCTGACCGCGGGCGCCAACGAGACCTCGTCGGTGTCGATGCTCGCCTACAACAACCTCATCAAGGGGCTCAACCTCGGCATCGGCTCGACGATGTCGGTGCTGATCTTCCTTACCGTGGCGATCATCGCGTTCATCTTCGTGAAGCTCTTCGGCACGGCCGCACCCGGTAGCAACGAGGAGGGGAAGCGCTGA
- a CDS encoding carbohydrate ABC transporter permease, translating to MESRGLKWRWGLLDVIVVVFALIPVLWIMSLSFKTTNTLTDGNFIPREWTLENYKTIFQTDQFVRALINSIGIALISTIIAVTLGTMAAYAIARLDFPGKGLLVGVSLLIAMFPQVSLVSPLFDIERRLGLFDTWPGLILPYITFALPLTIYTLSAFFKQIPWDLEKAAKMDGATQGQAFRKVIAPLAAPGVFTTAILAFIFCWNDFLFAISLTSTERSRTVPVALSFFTGDSQFEDPTGSISAAAVVITIPIILFVLFFQRRIVSGLTSGAVKG from the coding sequence ATGGAGTCTCGCGGTCTCAAGTGGCGCTGGGGACTGCTCGACGTCATCGTCGTGGTCTTCGCGCTGATCCCGGTGCTGTGGATCATGTCGCTGTCGTTCAAGACCACCAACACCCTCACCGACGGCAACTTCATCCCACGCGAGTGGACGCTCGAAAACTACAAGACCATTTTCCAGACCGACCAGTTTGTACGCGCGCTCATCAACTCCATCGGCATCGCGCTGATCTCCACGATCATCGCGGTGACCCTGGGCACGATGGCCGCGTACGCGATCGCCCGGCTCGACTTCCCCGGCAAGGGGCTGCTCGTCGGGGTGTCGCTGCTGATCGCGATGTTTCCGCAGGTGTCGCTGGTCTCCCCGCTCTTCGACATCGAGCGGCGGCTTGGCCTGTTCGACACGTGGCCGGGGCTGATCCTGCCGTACATCACGTTCGCCCTGCCGCTGACCATCTACACGCTGTCGGCGTTCTTCAAGCAGATCCCGTGGGACCTGGAGAAGGCGGCCAAGATGGACGGTGCCACGCAGGGTCAGGCGTTCCGCAAGGTGATCGCGCCGCTGGCCGCGCCGGGCGTGTTCACCACCGCGATTCTCGCGTTCATCTTCTGCTGGAACGACTTCCTCTTCGCCATCTCGCTCACCTCCACCGAGCGGTCGCGAACGGTGCCGGTGGCGCTGTCGTTCTTCACCGGCGACTCGCAGTTTGAGGACCCGACCGGGTCGATCTCCGCTGCCGCCGTCGTCATCACCATCCCGATCATCCTGTTCGTGCTCTTCTTCCAACGTCGAATCGTCTCGGGCCTCACGTCCGGCGCTGTTAAGGGGTGA
- a CDS encoding ABC transporter ATP-binding protein yields MADIVLDKVGKQYPDGTVAVREVDLEIADGEFVILVGPSGCGKSTLLNMIAGLEDISHGELRIGGERMNEKAPRDRDIAMVFQSYALYPNMTVRENMAFPLRLAKMDKAKIDEKVAEAAKVLELTELLDRKPANLSGGQRQRVAMGRAIVRSPKAFLMDEPLSNLDAKLRVQMRTVVSRLQKRLNTTTVYVTHDQTEAMTLGDRVVVLRAGVVQQVGDPQTLYDHPNNLFVAGFIGSPAMNFLGAKATDGVLKTALGDLPIGDRLRGMLESGEAPQDMLLGIRPEHFEDAALVDEGLRGKGVEFEAPVELVESMGSDKYVYLTVEGERASSAELEELAADAGAADLPTGGANLVTRLSAESRVREGGPYKVWFNLEKTHLFDPSDGRNITLHEGRAAGVS; encoded by the coding sequence ATGGCCGATATCGTGCTGGACAAGGTCGGTAAGCAGTACCCGGACGGCACCGTCGCCGTCCGCGAGGTGGACCTGGAGATCGCCGACGGCGAGTTCGTCATCCTGGTCGGGCCGTCGGGCTGCGGCAAGTCCACGCTGCTCAACATGATCGCCGGCCTGGAGGACATCTCCCACGGCGAGCTGCGCATCGGCGGCGAGCGGATGAACGAGAAGGCGCCGCGCGACCGCGACATCGCGATGGTGTTCCAGTCGTACGCGCTCTACCCGAACATGACCGTCCGCGAGAACATGGCTTTTCCGCTGCGACTGGCCAAGATGGACAAGGCCAAGATCGACGAGAAGGTAGCCGAGGCGGCCAAGGTGCTGGAGCTCACCGAGCTGCTCGACCGCAAGCCGGCCAACCTTTCCGGCGGCCAGCGGCAGCGCGTGGCGATGGGTCGCGCGATCGTGCGTAGCCCTAAGGCGTTTCTCATGGACGAGCCACTGTCCAACCTGGACGCCAAGCTGCGCGTGCAGATGCGCACGGTCGTGTCCCGCCTGCAGAAGCGGCTGAACACCACCACCGTGTACGTCACACACGACCAGACCGAGGCGATGACCCTCGGCGACCGCGTGGTGGTGCTGCGGGCCGGCGTCGTGCAGCAGGTCGGTGACCCGCAGACGCTGTACGACCACCCGAACAACCTCTTCGTCGCCGGCTTCATCGGCTCACCCGCGATGAACTTCCTCGGCGCCAAGGCAACGGACGGCGTGCTGAAGACCGCGCTCGGCGACCTGCCGATCGGCGACCGCCTGCGCGGCATGCTGGAAAGCGGCGAGGCACCGCAGGACATGCTCCTCGGCATCCGGCCCGAGCACTTCGAGGACGCCGCGCTGGTGGACGAGGGGCTGCGTGGCAAGGGCGTGGAGTTCGAGGCGCCGGTCGAGCTCGTCGAGTCGATGGGCTCGGACAAGTACGTGTACCTGACCGTCGAGGGCGAGCGTGCCAGCTCGGCCGAGCTGGAGGAGCTCGCCGCCGACGCGGGCGCCGCCGACCTGCCGACCGGTGGCGCCAACCTGGTGACCCGGCTGTCCGCGGAGTCGCGGGTGCGCGAGGGCGGGCCGTACAAGGTCTGGTTCAACCTCGAGAAGACCCACCTCTTCGACCCGTCCGACGGCCGGAACATCACCCTGCACGAGGGCCGCGCGGCCGGGGTGTCGTGA
- a CDS encoding N-acetylmuramic acid 6-phosphate etherase, protein MPQVLIEAPTGIGPDAKESMMREVSAAVDEAFRIPDVRVWLREYPAENVAQDGRVGAEPVRPLCFLEVPELNKLEVKRTMARRIHEAIAKAYGELANTDETLILMNHYPLENAGWAGRLQSDDADAVAAVRGLNS, encoded by the coding sequence ATGCCACAGGTACTGATCGAGGCGCCAACCGGCATCGGGCCGGACGCCAAGGAGTCGATGATGCGAGAGGTGAGCGCGGCGGTGGACGAAGCGTTCCGGATTCCCGACGTGCGGGTCTGGCTCCGGGAGTACCCGGCGGAGAACGTCGCGCAGGACGGGCGGGTGGGCGCCGAGCCGGTCCGGCCGCTGTGCTTCCTGGAGGTCCCCGAGCTGAACAAGCTGGAGGTAAAGCGCACGATGGCACGGCGCATCCACGAGGCCATCGCGAAGGCTTACGGCGAGCTCGCCAACACCGACGAGACGCTGATCCTGATGAACCACTACCCGCTGGAGAACGCGGGCTGGGCGGGACGGCTGCAGTCGGACGACGCCGATGCGGTCGCGGCGGTGCGCGGGCTCAACAGCTAG
- a CDS encoding winged helix-turn-helix transcriptional regulator, translated as MVGKRGYNDGCALSHGLDLVGERWALLVVRELLLGPKRFTDLQSDLPGVSADVLTQRLRDLQAAGLVVRRRLGPPAPAWVYELTDWGAELGPVVTDLARWASRSPALPVHAPISASSLILSLRALFDPDAAAGFTATVALRLGVEEFTVRITAGTFDIVRGGEGQPDVTFLTDTETLTGLLHEGLSLGKAHRSGRLELTGDWAVAERFRTLFPLPTPVAVT; from the coding sequence GTGGTTGGCAAGCGCGGCTACAACGACGGATGCGCCCTGTCGCACGGCCTGGACCTGGTCGGGGAGCGATGGGCCCTGCTCGTCGTCCGCGAGCTTCTGCTCGGCCCCAAGCGGTTCACCGATCTGCAGTCCGACCTGCCCGGAGTGAGCGCCGACGTGCTCACCCAGCGGCTGCGCGACCTGCAGGCGGCAGGGCTGGTCGTGCGCCGCAGGCTGGGCCCACCCGCGCCCGCCTGGGTTTACGAGCTGACCGACTGGGGCGCCGAGCTGGGGCCGGTGGTCACCGACCTCGCCCGGTGGGCCAGCCGGTCACCCGCGCTGCCGGTGCACGCCCCGATCAGTGCCAGCTCGCTGATCCTGTCGCTGAGGGCGCTGTTCGACCCGGACGCCGCCGCCGGCTTCACCGCCACGGTCGCCCTGCGCCTGGGGGTCGAGGAGTTTACGGTCCGGATCACCGCCGGCACGTTCGACATCGTCCGTGGCGGCGAGGGCCAGCCGGACGTCACCTTCCTGACCGACACCGAGACCCTCACCGGCCTGCTGCACGAGGGACTCAGCCTGGGCAAGGCACATCGCAGCGGCCGGCTCGAGCTCACCGGCGACTGGGCCGTGGCCGAGCGCTTCCGCACCCTGTTTCCACTGCCCACGCCGGTTGCAGTGACCTGA